The region TGATCTGACTAGAGGTGTGacatttgattttaaattttaactgaaTCATCATTTCTTGGATTATTCACTTctgctttcttcatttctaattaCATAATggattcctctctcttttttttaaccaaacttTTCTCTGTtatctttgattttatattttctaagttCTTCATATGCATGTaggatatattttgtttttattttaaaattaggcaTGTTCTGACTAGAGATAACACTATGCATAATTTCTTATGCAATgttctctctttcattttataaatgttggTATTCatcttttgattttccttttttccttaaaactaaatttcatttaacttttatacatttcatgagtttttgtttcttatttattagtttattttaaattttatgacattttctctgtgataaatattttaaatatcttgtaGATAGTGGATAAGTAGGTATAATCTCTCTAGAATAAAGGAggatgtatatgtgtgcatgtaaatGTGAGAATAAAATGTTAAGCTGCACATTTCCCATTGCCTTAGTATATGAGGAAAAGCCCCATCTGGGGACAATTAATAACAAGTACCAAAATTCAGAAGTACTAAACATATTTTGGGCTTGGCAAGAGATTTGTTgggttttctgtaacatcttacagaaatatCCAACCATAGTCAAAGGTAGCATCATCCAATAATTTAGTTTCCCTTCTCCATTTCACCCCTAAGCTTGTACATTTTGATACAATTATTCAACTACACCTCTGCCTATGGGCATATTTGCCACTGAGAGAATCAATACAAACCCTAAACTCACTGTGTGATGGAGCAATGAGGCTTCAAAAGCTGTTGCCAAGTAAAAGAGCActgagaaaaaatacaaaaaaataattgttttaaggcCAACTGAAAGTGCTAGACTCAAAAGAGATTCTGTGAAGATGGAGAGGGCTTTCTCTAAAATATCCTCAGTAAATACAAGACTAGGTCacaatttaattagaaaaataatcatCAGAGGTCATATAAATAAAAGTCTGATGTTTACATGGTTGCAGTATATCAGTATTCATTTCTTGTTTTAGTGGATCTTTTGGTAGTTGTGTATAAGAACacattgtttataaaaatattctctgaATTATTCTAGAGTGAAGGAACATTGTATGATATCTTCTTAAATGGTTCATTAAAGAAAGATGCTCTTTGCACTGTTTTAagtagttgttttgttttttgttttttttttttaccgtttgtgtgctttcaattttaattttaagttctAACTTAACTCAATTCTAACTTCAAGTTCTTCCAAAAACAAGGCCCCAGGAAACCCCAGGTTCAACATGCTCCTGGGCTTGGTCCAATGCTGTCTTGTACTCATAGGTAAGTGTTCAGTCACCAACAGTACAGCCCAGGAGAGACGTGATAGAAGAGGACTTCCTCCTCCGTGGCATGAGCCTTTGCTGGTTTCAGAGGTGGACGGTGGTCATCACAGGAACTCTTCCTTGGAACTGAGGTGGGATGCAGTGCAGGCTGGGAACATCACTGTGTTTTCCCCTGGCCCTTTCCTCCAGTTTCTGAAGATATATTCTAGCAGAAAACAATCTTCCCTGAAGATACTGAGTGACAAGCCCATAAAACAACAACACAGGCTTCCAGTGCACTATTTTCAGGTACGCTGGGTTTAGTTCAGCTGCCGGATGAGCTGATTGATGCGTTCACCTCGATAGCCTGGTGAGCCCACTTCCTTGAGGAAGCCCACTCTATTCTTGGTAGCATGACGGGCCACTGAGAGTTGGAAAGGGCATAGGAACCTTGAGATTGCCAGGAAATTCTTCCCCGGGAAGGCAATTTCATGAATGAGGTCTTCCAAGCAAATGACATCAAACTTTCCCAGGTGCTCCTCAATAACTGTGTTGTCTGTCAGAGGGATGACCTTGTTCTTGACCTTGGCTTGTCCACGTTTCAAGATGAGTTCCCGAACAGACTTCAGATTTGGAAATCCCCAGGTCACATAAGGTTCCACGATACGAAGCGTCTTTATGGTTTCAGGGGTCACTTTCACAAAGACACCACTGAAAATCTTATTCAGGCGAAGTCTGGCAATGGTCCTTTGCACCAGTGAACTCACCCCATTAATCCTTTCAATGCGTACAACAAAGGCCAAGGAATGTTTGTCTGGCACTTCCAAGCCATGCGGTTTCACTTTTAGCCATCTGAGTCGCACTCTGTCCTGTAGTTGCTGCCAGGAATCATGTACAAACCATTCTAGTCGCTTAAACttgatttgttttcctttcctctgctCCTTCCTTTGCAAAAGCGCCTGTTTTGCCTGGGTGGCTTTGAGGGCCTGATAAGCCTTCCTCTTTTTCAAGAGATTCTCTGGAACCAAAGGGATCTTTCTTCTTGGTTCACGCGCAGTTCCAACCCCCAGGGCCGAGAGACGCCTCTCTACGTTTACTCGACCATAGAGACGTCTACTCTAGCTCAaggcggggcgggcgggcgcgGCGGCCCCGGCAGTCTTGGCAGTAGTAAACTGCTGAGGTTTTGCTAGCCTTGATTCCCGCCAAAAGTTACACAAAGCTTCCTTCGCACTTCTTGGAAGCTTTTCGGAGCCGTGTCATCTTCAGAATCCAGTCCTTTCCATTCCAAGTGTACTCCTAAGTAGTTTTAAATCATTTAGTAAATTAAAGGTTTTACCAACcaaaatgctcaaaatctttcatggtaggcttcaacagtatgtgaaccaagaactttcagatgtacaagctggattcagaaaaggcaaaggagccagagatcaaattgccaatcttctagatcatagaaaatgcaagggaattccagaaaagatctacttctgcctcattgactagtCTAAaggctttgattgtgtggatcaccacagactgtggaaaattcttcaagagataggaatactagaCTATCATACCTTCCTCCTGtgtaacctatatgcaggtcactctgcttatttaacttatatgcagagtacacatgtgaaatgccaggctagatgaaacacaagctggaatcaaaatttccaggagaaatatcaataaactcagatatgcagacacaaACATAATGGCAGATAGCGAAGAGGAattaagcctcttgatgaaggtgagagaagagaatgtaaaacctggttcaaagctcaacatttaaaaaactaaggtcatggcatctggtcccatcacttcatggcaaataggtggggaaaaaatggaaacagtggcagactttattttcttgggctccaaaatcactgtggattgtgactgaagccatgaagttaaatgatgcttgctcattggaagaaaagctataacaaacatgggcagcatattaaaaagcagagaaactgtTTGTGGAAAAAGGTCCATTTGCCCAAAGCTATGTATGAGGAAATTAACAAGATGGCACCAGTCAGGCTCTCTCGCTCCACACACTCATGCCCTCTTGCtctgaaggtgaagtcgctcagtcatgtccgactctttacaaccccgtggactgtaacctactaggcttctccgtccataggattctccaggcaagaatactggagtggattgccatttccttctccaggggatcttcctgactcagggctcgaactcgggtctccagcattggaggcagacgctttaacctctgagacaccaaggaagttGTAAACAATGATTTTGCAAGGTTGTTTAATGTCTGAGATCATTTACAGAACTGCATGTGTGCATCACGAAGAACTCACTTGATCATGGCCTACTTTGTGGGTTATGCCTGTATGAGTTTCACCATGAAAGCCCTTGCTGCTGCTACATTGATGCTACATTGGAACAGCATCATGAATATGTTATATGAGGCTATGTTATGGCTATATTATTGCTGCTGCTACAGCAGCTAtatcagccaggagagaggtcATGTTATAGCTGCTATGCTAGCCAGGAAAGAATAAATGTATTGGCAGTTCCTACAACTCCTGAAGTCTTCATCCAGCCTCTTAGCCAGTGCCTTGCCTACCTTGCGTTCAATGAACAGTACACACAAAAGATATAGTCAGGCAATTGGCACTGAAACAGGATCAGTAACACactgtggttttccagtagtcttgtatggatatgagagttggaccataaaaatggctgagttctgaagaactaatgcttttgaactgtggtgctggagaagactctcgagtcttttggacagcaaggagatcaaatgagtcaattctaaaggaaatcaaccctgaatattcactcgaagaactgatgctgaagttgaagctccaatactgtggcaaCATGacgcaaacagccaactcattagaaaagattctaatgctgggaaagattgaaggcaagaggagaagggggcaacagaggatgagatggttggatggcatcagtgactccatggacatgactttgagcaaattctgggagatagttaaggacaggaaagcctggtgtgctgcagtccataggactgtagagtcagacacaactgagtgactgaatgacaacaactaACCAAAAACAAGCTATTGTTTCAAGTGATTGAAATATTGTTTGGGGTCCCGTGCAATATATGTAAGTAAATTCTTTGAGTGCTAATTCCATTAAAATATACTTATCAAAAGAATGCAAATTATTTTAGATAGTGTGCATGAGACTTTGGAGGAATACCTTTAGTGTTCTCCTTTGATCTGTAgtatcttcatttataaaatagtaaaatattaatactttgtaTACATATGAAAGTATACACTGGTTTAATGTCCTGAACAATAGGTGAAGACAGTTAATCAGATTTTCTGATGGGAATTAGCTGATCAATGCCTTGAAGGTAATTTGAGGGaaagaacatatatatgcataaataaagGAACAGAAGGTAAAAATGTCAGATTCTTGGCAGACTAATTAGATGAGTTAGTCTGAGATATATTAAGTTGTCAGGGGTTATTTTTAGTGAGATACAATGGAAGAGAGAGATGAACAGGAACTGTTTATGCAGAGTATGAACACTACTAATTGGAAAATGTTTTAGTAAAGGAATGGCATTTTTATTCTGCTGCATGTAGGCTTGTTTGAATTATTGTGAGCTTGACTAATGCAGAGACAGTTAGAGCCAGTTATGGTAAGTAGATATCAGGGAGATGAAAGCAGGTGGTAATGGCtctcaaagggaaaagaaaaggtaaATTTTCAATCCTACAATGGCCCAACTAGAAGATACTGATGATTAAACTCATGCGTAAGTAGACCACAACAGGATATCTGAAGCCCTGGAAATCAGCATATAGTCCATCAGTCCAGAAATCTTTAcagttaaaggaaaaaatgaagacaggATTAATTCCCCCTGCcatatctaattttaaaaatctgataaagTACATGAGTTAACTAGATTAAATTTAGGAAATAAAAGATGTACATGTATCTACATATACGAATGTATGCGAACTCTTTCAGCTCACTGTAATGATACATTTCATTATCATTACATGAATAAATGCTTAggcataaattaataaaattgttaCAGAAGCAtgcattttgaaatgattttgtgTAGATAGTGAGATACTCAAGAAAAAGATACCAATGAAATAGGAATAATATAAAATTGGAATTTATATATAGACATATTCaggtgtatatgtttatataatcCACTATATGTTTGTTACATGTCTATAGTAtttaatatataaacacacaAGAAACTTAAAGAAtacacacataaatgtataatatatagaCCAAAAGAACTCTAATGTTTTTTCTGTCCAATATCTCAAAGGGAATGACTTTCTATTTAGAAGTCAACTTGTTAATATtcatttcagtttgaattttatatatttaaatatataaaacatgtatttttgaatatatatgcaaatcataaataatttattaagcttgtgttttgaaaaatatgtttagGGGAATTGATgattcttcagttaaaaaatattattttactctGATTAGATATTTGTCCTAGGAAAACAAATGTAAAGAGATTAAGGACCTTGGATAAGGTTATATGACTGAAATGTTAATTCTCAGGtctttttttagtttaattctAGTTGACTTCTTCAAAGACCAAAGTCtctcttcattttataaaatttgaatGTTTTAGTATTAAAGTACATTATTTTGAAACTATAATcaattaaataatatttgaacctaattaaaaataattcatgaaagagaaacagatacTACCCAATGAGACTTAAAGTCAACTcttgtcattttttaatattaacagTAGGTTAAATGACACTAATTAtcctaataaataaaacaaaacagaagaaaaaaatacattttcttcataTTCACCTGAAGTAATGTTACcacattgatttttttccaagTGTCTAGCAAAAGttacaattaaaaacaaagtgaaacatACAGCTGCAATCTGAAATATGAAAATCACCCTATGGctctagaatctttttttttttttgtattttcacagGATTGAagattttgaataaaataaacaaatcctATCCCTTAAATATAATtggaatatattaatatagtattatatatactatataattatatacaacaCCAAATTGAAAACAAGTGGGAGTCTACCAACCTAACTTCACTAGGTTTCTGtgaaaaaacaatgaaagaatATTCAAACAAAGCCTTTGGAAAACACAGTAATTTTACTGTAGATTCTGCAGAACAGAACTACAAGCTGAGCGCTGGTCTATAATGGAGAAGCTATTAGCTCATCAACGAAGAATGTCCCATGCCTTTAAAAGAGATCAGTTCCCTGaaagtatattttttttctcagaaatttAATGTTATTACAGCAGATTATACAAATGtaatataaaacatttctttcttcacAGCACGAGTCAAAGTAACTATCCAAAGTTTTAATAAAAAGtgttatgtgctcagtcatgtcatactttttgcgaccccatggattgtagccctccatgTTTCTCTGTCGAAGAAattctcctagcaagaatactggagtgggtttcaatGGTGGGCAGTGAGTAAATCCTATATTTGATAATGTAAGGCATTAACTTATTAGAGGGTAAAATCATAAGGGTATATTGCTATTAAAGGCATTAAAAAATCagtaatttattttagaaaaataactaaTAATCTCTGCAAGCAGATTATGTAAGTAACACTGAGGTCTAtaatattctgaattattttggcttaattcatttgaaaaatatttccagtACAAAAAGCAAATGCTACAGGAATGATAAATCTTTCATTAGTTGCCATAGAAAAGcatcagcttttaaaattttttatcagTTGTCGGAGTCTGGGTacccatcttaaaaaaaataaataaaaagaagaagggCAACAttcattttagaagaaaatagagGTTAAGGGTAAATTCCTGTAATAATAAAGTCATACATTTTGGTTGCCACTTAACAGAAAAGAATGACTTCTTATGTCCTAGAGGGCCAGGATCACAGCGTCCTTCAGATTTGCCCTGGAGCTGAATCTCTATTTAAACACAAGAGTAAAATTGTTGTGACTGTAGGTAACAGCTTAAAGGGGCACGTTAAAGTGATATAAATGTCCTTCCATAAACTGTAGGAGTTGAGAACTATTCACCTTCAAGGAGAGACTCTTATTTTTATGTACTTGAGGTGGGAGTCCTTCCTTATTCCATTACTACAACCAGGTCTTTGAccttacacagcatattaaaaagcagggacattactttgccaacaaagttccatattatcaaagctatggtttttctgtagtcatgtatggatatgagagttggaccataaagaaggctgatggctgcagaattgatacttttgagccatggtgttgaagactcttgagagtcccttggactgtaaggagatcaaatcaatcaatcctaaaggaaatcaatcctgcatagtcattggaaggactgatgctgaagctgaagctccagtttggccacctgatgcaaagaactgacttattggaaaagaccccgatgctgagaaagattgaaggcaggagaagaaggggacaacagaagatgagatggttggatggcatcactgattcaatggacatgagtctgagcaagagTTCATGAGCTCACCAGGAACTGGtgaacaacagggaagcctggtgtgctgcagtccatggggttgcgaagagctggacacgactgagcaactgaacagcaacaatcaaCAAAACACAATGTGGAAGTCACAGAGAATGAAACATTCAAAGAATCTGAAGAAACACAGAGGTCAGTATTTTCTACATTATTTCAACTATATATTGCATGCAAAATTGTGCATTAGATTACTTTGGAAAACACTACATCTATAACCCTTTCTCAGATAGTCAGACAGTAAGGtacagtgtgtgctcagtcagcttcagtcatgtctaactctttgcagtgttctggactgtagcacaccagactcctctgtccatgggattctccaggtgagaatactggagtgggttgccatgtccttctgtaAAGCATCTATAATAAAGAagccttttcattcattttaaatctttctctcttttttggctAATATACTCTTTTATAGTGGAAATACCTACTAGCAATACACAGCAGCTTTCCATGGAATAACTCCTGAGATAAACATAGATGATATTTTCTTTACAATGTATAGTATTAATTTTTTCTACTATGGTCTCATAACTTTTGAAAATAGCCACTTGCAGTGGCtacttttaaagaataaaatagtattaaaatatttcctcaaaAAGAGTCATAGCAGGACAGgatattgtaataaaacatatTAACCCCTGATCATAATTTAGatggataaaaataattaatgatcttatattttatatacacgAATATTGTTAATTGCATTGAATACTGACAGATCTTATGTTATTGTAATTCTAAGGAGACA is a window of Capra hircus breed San Clemente chromosome 26, ASM170441v1, whole genome shotgun sequence DNA encoding:
- the LOC102181467 gene encoding 60S ribosomal protein L7-like 1, which codes for MAVVKRQGWRKPLKIKQRKVQEPECLWIGRSVRTYWSTGPSSGALNLEKIVKVLQGTVRVLLDVNTTEIDLRKLGIHTKVRAAQVTRCLVSAAAAPCRLSRPCRLVFCMYSRRTFSGGCWPSRTPSSLGVHLEWKGLDSEDDTAPKSFQEVRRKLCSRRLYGRVNVERRLSALGVGTAREPRRKIPLVPENLLKKRKAYQALKATQAKQALLQRKEQRKGKQIKFKRLEWFVHDSWQQLQDRVRLRWLKVKPHGLEVPDKHSLAFVVRIERINGVSSLVQRTIARLRLNKIFSGVFVKVTPETIKTLRIVEPYVTWGFPNLKSVRELILKRGQAKVKNKVIPLTDNTVIEEHLGKFDVICLEDLIHEIAFPGKNFLAISRFLCPFQLSVARHATKNRVGFLKEVGSPGYRGERINQLIRQLN